The DNA region GATGATGATATATCACAACCAAAACATATTCCTCTTGATCTAACCTTGGATATAGTCTCAAGACTTCCTGCGAAATCAATCGTGAGATATCGATCTGTGTCAAAGCTCTGGTCTTCTTTCATCACACTTCCGAGTTTTATCGACTCCTTCGAGTCTCGGTCCTCATCACAGCCACCGCGTCTTCTGATCGCCTTCACACTACAAGGGAAGCACTTCGTTTTCTCGTTTCCTCAAAACAAGAACCCTGAAGGGTCTTATTCTCCAGTGTATAGTTATCATATGAAAGACACTTATTATGATAGGTATATGCGAGAGAGCGTCCATGGtttgattttattatatggATTCCGGATTTGGAACCCAAGCTTGCGTCGGATTTCAACCTTACCACATCCCCGAGAGCACATCCCCATCTCGCTTTGTAGTCGTAGTTCTTATTTATGTTACGATCCATTGGAGGGTAAACACAAAGTATTGTGCTTATATTATGGAACTAAATCTTTAATGGCTATGATTCTTACATTGGGAGCTCAAGAAACATGGAGAATAATACCCAAAGAGCATTGCCCTATGCACTCCCCAACTAGCGAAGGATATGGGCGGTGCTTCAATGGGATTCTGTATTATGAAGCTAGAGTTGATGATCAATTTATAATAATGAG from Raphanus sativus cultivar WK10039 chromosome 8, ASM80110v3, whole genome shotgun sequence includes:
- the LOC108821825 gene encoding putative F-box protein At1g50870, with the translated sequence MRVFKKKVLSRNQPWKDKKRRRREISIDDDISQPKHIPLDLTLDIVSRLPAKSIVRYRSVSKLWSSFITLPSFIDSFESRSSSQPPRLLIAFTLQGKHFVFSFPQNKNPEGSYSPVYSYHMKDTYYDRYMRESVHGLILLYGFRIWNPSLRRISTLPHPREHIPISLCSRSSYLCYDPLEGKHKVLCLYYGTKSLMAMILTLGAQETWRIIPKEHCPMHSPTSEGYGRCFNGILYYEARVDDQFIIMSFDVKSESFSPIHYPNYSRSGWSDTMIPYEGRLALVTRDFPCGDGELYILKDAHGHEWTRQSLPRVCFKKEWRIYMEFKGITDAGEFIFAPRSFVDSFYILYFDPRSNTTREAFFEGFMGNEFRRSGHGVSNDRTDCLGVFANHMESLVFF